GTGAAGAAGAGCGACGCCACGTAGGTGAGCATCAGCACCACCGAGATCTCGAACGACAGGTTGCGCTCGGCGGCGCGCGCCGTGTTCCCCACCAGCATGTGGAAGACGGCCGGCACCACCAGCCCCACCGCGCTCAGCACCAGCAGGGTGGAGCCGAGCGAGGCGGCGGTGCGGTTGAACTTCTGCGTCTGGAAGCGCAGCCCGCCCACCATGGCGCTCAGCCCGAACACCAGGAGCAGGTTGCCGATGATGGAGCCGGTGATCGACGCCTTCACCAGGTCGTAGAGCCCCGCGCGCAGCGCCACGATGGCGATGATCAGCTCCGCCGCGTTGCCGAACGTCGCGTTCAGCAGTCCTCCGACGCCCTCGCCCACGCGCTCCGCGATCTCCTCGGTGGCGTGCCCCATCAGCCCCGCCAGCGGGATGACGGCCAGGCAGGCGACCACGAAGATCCACACCGGCGGCGAGTGGAGCCACCACTCCATCACCATGGCGATGGGCACGAAGACCAGGAGCAGGTTGAGG
This genomic stretch from Longimicrobium sp. harbors:
- a CDS encoding cation transporter produces the protein MAKRLISAENALNLLLVFVPIAMVMEWWLHSPPVWIFVVACLAVIPLAGLMGHATEEIAERVGEGVGGLLNATFGNAAELIIAIVALRAGLYDLVKASITGSIIGNLLLVFGLSAMVGGLRFQTQKFNRTAASLGSTLLVLSAVGLVVPAVFHMLVGNTARAAERNLSFEISVVLMLTYVASLFFT